Genomic window (Methanomicrobia archaeon):
CGTGCTCGCCCAGGTGGATCTTCGGGGAGCGATAGAACACCGTTAACTTCTCCGTAGAGAATCGGCAGCAAAGCACACAATGGCTCAGAAGACCCAAGCTCATCCGTCCTCCAGCTACTGGCTCGGCCTTCTTCCATTGCCGCTACTGCTTGCTTAAGTAAGCGCTCACTTCCTGCTTTGCCGCCGCTGCATGCCCGTATAGCCCGCGAGTGCAAGCACCCCCATCGAGAACAGTAGTATCGTTGCCGCTTCCGGAATCGGTGAGCAGGGCACGGGCCCAGTCGCGAACGGGTAGAAGGTCACTTTGCCTTTTCCTTCTTCATCATCATAGATGCCCGCATCTATCGTTGTGTTGTCAATTGCAATCCAGTAATTGTTTATTGCTTCTACAGGGTCAGCCATGTTATTGTAGAAGTTATATTCATAGCCGCCGCTTGTTTCGTTAAGGACACCGTTGGCCATGATATTGTTGTTTTCAATCGTATTACCGGTGCTTGTACCAGTTAAGTAAAATCCCCGTGCAGTGTTGTGATGCACCCAGTTGCAGGAAATGTTGTTGCTGCTTGAACCAGACAGGTAAACGCCGTAGGCATTGTACGGGATGGTATTGCCTGTCAGGTTATTATTGCTCGAAGAAGACAGGGCGATACCATATCTGTTGTTCGAGTTAGCGGTGTTGCCGGTCAGGGTGTTGTTGGTGCTCGAAGCCAGTAATATGCCGCGGTTGTTGTTCGCGTTGGCGGTGTTGCCGGTCAGGTTGTTGTAGCTCGAATAACGCAGGCGAATGCCGTGATTGTTAGAACTTGCGATATTATTAAAGATGTTACAGTTAGATACGTTATCGAGATAAATACCGGCATAAGTAGCATTCGATGCCCCAGTCACCGTGAACCCGCTAATATTCACGTAATCCGCAGTCACGTGGAAGACATCGCCAGTACCTAACGCCTGCACTGTCGTTACAGCAGAACCGTTCTGTGACTGAATCGTCAAGCGCTTGTTGACATCCACGTTCTCGTTGTACGTGCCGTCGTGCACGATGATCGTATCGCCTTGATTTCCCGCATCCACCGCAGCCTGGATCGTTGCATATGTCTGACCGGTACCGACGTGAAGTTCAGCAGCGCTTGCACCCGTGGTGAGCAGCGTCAGCACCGAGATGAGCACGATCGCAGCTACAAGACTCCTCTTCACCAAAGCGTTTTTGGTGATTGCGGCCCGCTGTCCGCGTCCTTCATCAGCCCGTTTGTAAACCATAGGTTCGTACCTCAAGTATTATGAGCATCAAGTAGTATGTGGTGTACAGGGTATATATAAGCTTTTCGGTGCAATCCAGTAGTTCCGGAACTATGGAGTTCCGAATAGCGGACCAACCGCTCGCTGAAGTTTCTTGCGCGCTCAGCTTCGGATCGCCGGGAATCACCGCGCTGGAACCGTCCAACTGGGTAGCGGGTATTACACAAGCGCGAGCGAGGCGGAGACGCTTTTGCTCGTATCTGATGAGGCATTGTTCTGGACGAGTTTTATACTCACTGCGTCTCCCTGCGGAGCCGGTACGGCGTGCGTGGTGTCCTCGCTGATGGTCGAGACCCCGTGCGTGCAAGTTGACGATGTCGCGGGTTTTGCTGCTGGTCGCAAATAGAGAGCATCCTCCTACCGGCGCTCAGTCCCTGAAATAGTCCGTGAAGAGCTTCACCACGATCTTGCTCAGCAGAAGAAGCCCGATCAGGTTGGGGATTGCCATGAGCGCATTGGTGATATCAGAGAAGAGCCAGATATCCTCGAGATAGGTCGTTGCCCCGGGGAGGTCGACCACACTGGCGCCGATGACGATACCCACGAGGAAGACCGCATAGTACACCTGGAGGAAGAACTGGTAGAACCGTGGATCTCCCGAGATCTTCTTCATGAAGTATGCGAGGCACTGCTTACCATAGAATGACCAGGCCAGTATAGTGGTAAAGGCAAACAGCACCATGCCGAGCGTGATCACCAAATCGCCCGCATAGCCGATCTGTGCGTGGAAGGCATGGATGCTCAGCGAGGTACTGGTCTTGCCGGTCTCCCATGCGCCGGTAGAGACGATGGCCAGCCCGGTCATGGTACAGATCACGATAGTGTCAACGAACGGCCCGAGCATGGCGATCAACCCCTGCCGGACGCTGCTGGGTGTCTGAGCGGTGGCATGCGCTATGGGCGTGCTGCCCAGGCCCGCTTCATTGGAGAATACCCCGCGGGCGAGGCCGTACCGCACGGCTTGAGCCACGGTAGCGCCGGTGAACCCGCCAACCGCTGCCTGGCCTGATAGGGCGCTCTCCAGTATGGTCACGAAAGCTGCTGGGACTGCCCTGACGTTCAGCAGCAAAACGACCATGACCGTAGAGACATAAAGCGCCGCCATGAACGGCACCAGCGTCCCGGCGACGTAGCCCAGTCTCTTAATACCGCCAATGACCACGAGCCCCACGACGAATGCCAGCAGCAAGCCGGTGACGATCCCGGGGATGTTGAACGTATCCTTAACGGCGAGCGATAACGAGTTCGCCTGGGCCATATTGCCGATCCCGAAGGATGAGAAGACGCAGCAGGTGGCAAAGGCCATACCCAGTGCCCTGCCCACGCGCGGATTGCTCAATCCCCGCTCGAGATAATAGAATGGCCCGCCGATCATCGTGCCGTCGGGCAGTTCTTCACGGAAATGGATGGCGAGTGTGGCTTCGACGAACATGGTCGCCATGCCCACGAGTGCAGTCAGCCACATCCAGAACAGCGCGCCGGGCCCGCCCAGTGAGATTGCCGTGGCCACGCCGGCGATATTGCCCGTGCCGATGGCACCCGAGAGAGAGGTCATGAACGCACGAAAGGGCGAGATATCTCCTTTGCCACCGGCTTTCGGCTGCAGTATGAGCCTGAGGGCATGTCCGAATTTACGTGCCTGGGGTCCCCGTAACGTGATCGTGAGGTACAGACCGGTCCCGATGAGCAGGGCCATCATAACCGGCCCCCAGACAACGGTATCGACCGTTGTGAGCAGCTGGTGTATCAGATTCACCGGTGTCATTCTAACGATTCTATACTTTCAACCCCTAGATATATAGCATGGCGGCCTCACGAGCGGCCGGAGCTAAATAGCCAGATTAACGCACTGGCAAGTGGGGGAAAAAAAAGGTAGAGAGCGAGCGAGCGCCGATGGCAGCATTTAAGTTCACGGTATTACAGGAAGATGCAACGAGCAGCGCGCGGCTGGGCGAGCTCGTAACCCGTCGTGGCTGTATCGAGACGCCGTACTTCGTGCCGGTAGCTACGCTGGCCTCGGTGCGCGCTC
Coding sequences:
- a CDS encoding sodium:alanine symporter family protein; this encodes MTPVNLIHQLLTTVDTVVWGPVMMALLIGTGLYLTITLRGPQARKFGHALRLILQPKAGGKGDISPFRAFMTSLSGAIGTGNIAGVATAISLGGPGALFWMWLTALVGMATMFVEATLAIHFREELPDGTMIGGPFYYLERGLSNPRVGRALGMAFATCCVFSSFGIGNMAQANSLSLAVKDTFNIPGIVTGLLLAFVVGLVVIGGIKRLGYVAGTLVPFMAALYVSTVMVVLLLNVRAVPAAFVTILESALSGQAAVGGFTGATVAQAVRYGLARGVFSNEAGLGSTPIAHATAQTPSSVRQGLIAMLGPFVDTIVICTMTGLAIVSTGAWETGKTSTSLSIHAFHAQIGYAGDLVITLGMVLFAFTTILAWSFYGKQCLAYFMKKISGDPRFYQFFLQVYYAVFLVGIVIGASVVDLPGATTYLEDIWLFSDITNALMAIPNLIGLLLLSKIVVKLFTDYFRD